A DNA window from Heteronotia binoei isolate CCM8104 ecotype False Entrance Well unplaced genomic scaffold, APGP_CSIRO_Hbin_v1 ptg001301l, whole genome shotgun sequence contains the following coding sequences:
- the LOC132591006 gene encoding ankyrin repeat domain-containing protein 50-like — MEPSGSLLQGKAFYCREWALGRLALSLEGGGGVLVTGGAGSGKTALCTEALWPTSPAGRRVALGESALAWHFCQPHDAATRSPAAFLRRLVAQMERCPLLPAYRQHLRRHADAWRALDGAEAKKDLDQAFRRAVLLPLLDLPPPAKPLLLVVDALDAGLLHHQEEGRPPPPGPSRTIAQLLGSHLQLLPPWLLLVCTARSHCKGLLRLFPGFHRLCLDDLRRDSVVCDVQQYILARLEREEALRRHLTRDTAEALSQLHIKSNGCLLYLERVLDGVAGELVTLREVRHIPGTLYGLYLWLCQRLFPGQEFATVRPLLEALLATPRPLGPTELYAAVWTRQPVPWQEFAGWLAALGALVREGPGGACLLFHDSFAEWLCDVKHCTQKYVCRPACGHASLAMSASCRAPELSPEQVHELARHLLSAELGLEAWQLALWLVWCQAPVERCLEVVEELLLPLEPPVLELLVLAGAHLGDQGPGPSLQQALEREDSVRLLLENGASVNQRDANGRTLLASAAHSGNHEVAGLLLARGAQAEVPDRHGQTPMTLAARQGHTKVLRCLLAHGASVDRPDREGWTALRAAAWGGHSEAVSVLLRAGASVDCSDTEGRTALRAAAWGGHEDIVDTLLQHGAGVNRADMEGRTALIAAAYMGHREIVALLLAHGAHVDHADVDGRTALSVAALCVPASRGYAKVVELLLDHGASPGHADRDGMTPLLVAAYEGHADVVELLLEAGADVDEADSGGCTPLLAAASMGHRAVVDSLLLWGAAVDVLDSEGRTVLGVAAGQGSEGVVRALLERGLDENHRDGLGWTPLHLAAWLGHARTCVLLLEAGARVAEPNRDGRVPLLLAAQEGQTDTVRLLLERGSPIDHAGYDGLSALSLAMLGGHRATAELLLRKGADVNLSDAESRPLLYLLVLEGLLEMAEVLLENGASLEGRDAQGRTALHVTCWQGQVEATRLLLSYGADVAAVDGEGRSVLHLAAWQGHASLARLLLESGAQLDHACGEGATALGIAAQEGHAEVVRVLLEHGANPHVRDRAGRTPMRMAAKQGHHAVQQLLECPRGLPVPTSPRLGSSSSSTSSPAPPGKGSSSPSTDSGDERRKSLLSHGSSAATTSTFHSLATAQTVPADSLSFAQQIQQHSLPRRRQAALPAAHPPGGPDKHSEGPGAPLLSLDSLDPHLHLKAAIKLQFEGPTCGYHYKQETPL, encoded by the exons ATGGAGCCGTCGGGGAGCCTGCTGCAGGGCAAGGCCTTCTACTGCCGCGAGTGGGCGCTGGGCCGGCTGGCGCTCAGCCTGGAGGGCGGCGGGGGGGTGCTGGTGACCGGCGGGGCGGGCAGCGGCAAGACGGCCCTGTGCACCGAAGCGCTGTGGCCCACCTCGCCGGCCGGGCGGCGGGTGGCGCTGGGCGAGAGCGCCCTCGCCTGGCACTTCTGCCAGCCCCACGACGCCGCCACCCGCTCGCCCGCCGCCTTCCTCCGACGCCTCGTGGCCCAAATGGAGCGCTGCCCTCTCCTGCCCGCCTACCGCCAGCACCTCCGACGCCACGCCGACGCCTGGCGCGCCCTCGACGGGGCCGAGGCCAAGAAGGACCTCGACCAGGCCTTCCGCAG AGCAGTGCTGCTGCCCTTGCTGGACCTGCCGCCCCCTGCCAAGccgctgctgctggtggtggacgCCCTGGACGCCGGACTCCTGCACCACCAGGAAGAGGGGCGCCCCCCGCCGCCCGGGCCCAGCCGCACCATCGCCCAGCTCCTGGGCAGCCACCTCCAGCTCCTGCCCCCCTGGCTCCTGCTGGTCTGCACCGCCCGCTCCCACTGCAAGGGGCTGCTCCGCCTCTTTCCCG gTTTCCACCGGCTGTGCCTGGACGACCTGCGGCGGGACTCGGTGGTGTGCGACGTGCAGCAGTACATCCTAGCCCGGCTGGAGCGGGAGGAAGCGTTGCGGCGGCACTTGACGCGCGACACGGCCGAGGCCCTGAGCCAGCTGCACATCAAGAGCAACGGCTGCCTGCTGTACCTGGAGCGGGTGCTGGACGGCGTGGCGGGGGAGCTGGTCACCCTGCGGGAGGTGCGCCACATCCCGGGCACCCTCTACGGCCTCTACCTCTGGCTGTGCCAGCGCCTCTTCCCTGGGCAGGAGTTTGCCACCGTCCGCCCCTTGCTGGAGGCCCTCCTGGCCACCCCTCGCCCCCTGGGGCCCACGGAGCTCTACGCGGCAGTCTGGACGCGCCAGCCCGTGCCCTGGCAGGAGTTTGCCGGGTGGCTGGCAGCCCTGGGGGCGCTGGTGCGAGAGGGCCCggggggcgcctgcctcctcttCCACGACAGCTTTGCCGAGTGGCTGTGTGACGTCAAGCACTGCACCCAGAAGTACGTGTGCCGCCCGGCCTGTGGGCACGCCTCCCTGGCCATGAGCGCCTCCTGCCGGGCGCCGGAGCTGAGTCCGGAGCAGGTGCATGAGCTGGCCCGCCACCTGCTGTCTGCCGAGCTGGGCCTGGAGGCCTGGCAGCTGGCCCTGTGGCTGGTGTGGTGCCAGGCGCCCGTGGAGCGCTGCCTGGAGGTGGtggaggagctgctgctgccgctggaGCCCCCCGTGCTGGAGCTGCTGGTGCTGGCGGGGGCCCACCTGGGGGACCAAGGCCCCGGGCCCTCCCTGCAGCAGGCCCTGGAGCGCGAGGACTCCGTGCGCCTCTTGCTGGAAAACGGCGCCAGCGTCAACCAGCGCGATGCCAACGGCCGGACTTTGCTGGCCAGCGCCGCCCACAGTGGCAACCATGAAGTGGCGGGGCTGCTTCTGGCCCGGGGGGCGCAGGCGGAAGTCCCGGACCGGCACGGACAGACGCCCATGACCCTTGCCGCCCGCCAAGGACACACCAAGGTGCTGCGCTGCTTGCTGGCTCACGGGGCCAGTGTGGACCGGCCCGACCGGGAAGGCTGGACGGCGCTGCGGGCTGCAGCCTGGGGGGGCCACAGCGAGGCTGTCAGCGTCCTCTTGCGGGCGGGGGCGAGCGTGGACTGCTCCGACACGGAGGGGAGGACCGCGCTGCGGGCAGCTGCCTGGGGGGGGCACGAGGACATCGTGGACACTCTGCTGCAGCATGGGGCTGGCGTGAACCGGGCCGACATGGAAGGGCGCACGGCTCTCATTGCGGCCGCCTACATGGGACACCGAGAGATCGTGGCGCTGCTGCTGGCTCACGGCGCCCACGTGGACCACGCCGACGTGGATGGGCGCACAGCACTTTCCGTGGCGGCCCTCTGTGTCCCGGCCAGCCGCGGCTACGCCAAAGTGGTGGAGCTGCTGTTGGATCACGGAGCCTCCCCGGGACATGCAGACCGGGACGGGATGACCCCCTTGTTGGTGGCCGCCTATGAGGGCCACGCGGATGTGGTGGAGCTGCTGCTGGAAGCCGGGGCTGACGTGGACGAGGCGGACTCTGGGGGCTGCACCCCGCTCTTGGCTGCCGCCTCCATGGGCCACAGGGCGGTGGTGGACTCCTTGCTGCTTTGGGGGGCGGCCGTGGATGTCCTGGACAGCGAAGGGCGGACAGTGCTGGGCGTGGCCGCCGGGCAGGGCAGCGAGGGCGTGGTCAGGGCTCTGCTGGAGCGGGGCCTTGATGAGAACCACCGTGACGGGCTGGGCTGGACCCCCCTGCACCTGGCTGCTTGGCTGGGCCACGCTCGGACCTGCGTCCTGCTCCTAGAGGCCGGGGCCCGCGTGGCCGAGCCCAACCGGGACGGGCGGGTCCCTCTGCTGCTGGCCGCCCAGGAAGGCCAGACGGACACCGTGCGGCTCCTGCTGGAGCGGGGCTCTCCCATCGACCACGCCGGCTACgacggcctctctgccctgagcctggccaTGCTGGGGGGGCACCGCGCCACGGCCGAGCTGCTCCTGCGCAAGGGGGCTGACGTGAATTTGTCCGACGCCGAGAGCCGTCCCCTGCTCTACCTCCTGGTGCTGGAAGGGCTGCTGGAGATGGCGGAGGTGCTGCTGGAAAACGGCGCCAGCTTGGAGGGGCGGGACGCCCAGGGCCGCACTGCTCTGCACGTCACCTGCTGGCAGGGGCAGGTGGAGGCCACACGACTCCTCCTGAGCTACGGGGCGGACGTGGCTGCCGTGGACGGGGAGGGCCGCTCTGTCCTGCACTTGGCTGCCTGGCAGGGCCACGCCAGCCTCGCCCGCCTCTTGCTGGAGAGCGGGGCTCAGCTCGACCACGCCTGCGGCGAAGGGGCCACTGCCCTGGGCATCGCGGCACAGGAGGGCCACGCCGAGGTGGTGAGAGTGCTGCTGGAGCATGGAGCCAACCCCCACGTCCGGGACAGGGCCGGGCGCACCCCCATGCGCATGGCTGCCAAACAGGGTCACCATGCCgtgcagcagctgctggaatgccccaGGGGCCTGCCCGTGCCCACCTCCCCCCGGCTGGGCTCCTCCAGCAGCTCCACGAGCAGCCCAGCTCCCCCCGGCAAGGGCTCCAGCTCCCCCTCCACGGACTCGGGGGACGAACGCCGCAAGTCCCTGCTGTCCCACGGCTCTTCGGCCGCCACCACGTCCACTTTCCACTCCCTGGCCACGGCGCAGACGGTGCCCGCGGACAGCCTCAGCTTTGCCCAGCAGATCCAGCAGCACTCTCTGCCCCGCCGGCGCCAGGCTGCCCTCCCAGCCGCCCACCCCCCGGGGGGTCCGGACAAGCACAGCGAGGGGCCTGGggcccctctcctctccctggATTCTCTCGACCCCCACCTGCACCTCAAGGCCGCCATCAAGCTCCAGTTCGAGGGCCCCACCTGCGGCTACCATTACAAGCAGGAGACCCCCCTCTGA